A section of the Candidatus Eisenbacteria bacterium genome encodes:
- the bamA gene encoding outer membrane protein assembly factor BamA, which produces MPDAPARRPAPGRRAIPAWIPAVAALLALAAPPARAQFPGEEGRPGPGGPDPRAQERRVPAPHDPSRALKPAAPGAITPLPPAPADAAMVDSVWVSGVARVDSALVARKLGVRAGDRYNPESVRRGLRALFDLGYFSDLRLDADTLTDGTVVLTLTVQERPTVGAVEFTGNKNVDASKLRTAVGVSPGQWADADMLAAEAGRLREFYRGEGYAGAVIEARLVPPDSRMPNVIFEIREGDKVRIEAITFTGNRAFEAKQIRKALQTHPHGFLRSGTYKPEELEADVENVATFYKDRGYRQVHVGSPELAYDTTGTRLTVNFPVIEGPLERFGVTRWTGSTVFPDSMLPHFLDYRPGDVYSQAKVRKTMEAIYGAYLDRGYIFADLDPQMGTRDSLVDLQYAVTEGRQAHLRELKVTGNQRTKEKVVRRQILMRQGDVFRRTALQRSQRDVFSLGLFSNVLVDYQPAPEPNPNGDVDLTIKVEEKETGTASAGAGYSSQTGMTGFADLGHKNIFGGGQSVNLHLERGSNVSDYQLSYTEPFFKDTPTTVGFDVFNTFRNRASASVSSIATYYDTKRRGAAITLGRPVGFIDYSRFSFTYRLEDVTLTNFIDSLICKDGSATCPDSLKTLNGSYTPDITYLKGQKYPQLTSSITVYFTRNSTNNPFYATAGSALTYRLGITGGLLGGVVSFNKQVLDWKHYVHLGGPFTLMHRHRLGVLAGNSTNAKLDPVPLYELFRLGGTTEDYLRGYPDYDIVPEGNRQTLGGKWALVNSLELQFPVTNPVHGVLFLDAGNTWNSWADIKAQPLKYRTSIGLGIRMEIPMLGPIGFDYAYGFARKKWVPHILFGGQF; this is translated from the coding sequence GTGCCTGACGCACCCGCCCGCCGACCCGCGCCGGGGCGACGGGCGATCCCCGCATGGATCCCCGCGGTCGCGGCGCTGCTGGCGCTGGCGGCCCCGCCGGCCCGCGCCCAGTTCCCGGGGGAGGAGGGCCGGCCCGGTCCCGGCGGGCCGGACCCGCGCGCGCAGGAGCGCCGCGTGCCGGCCCCCCATGACCCTTCGCGGGCCCTGAAACCGGCCGCTCCGGGCGCAATCACCCCCCTGCCGCCCGCGCCCGCCGACGCCGCCATGGTGGACTCGGTGTGGGTGAGCGGCGTGGCCCGCGTGGATTCCGCGCTGGTGGCCCGCAAGCTCGGCGTGCGTGCCGGCGACCGCTACAACCCCGAGTCCGTCCGCCGCGGCCTGCGGGCGCTGTTCGACCTCGGCTACTTCTCCGACCTGCGACTGGACGCCGACACGCTCACCGACGGCACGGTGGTGCTGACGCTGACGGTGCAGGAACGCCCCACCGTGGGCGCGGTGGAGTTCACCGGCAACAAGAACGTGGATGCCTCCAAGCTGCGGACCGCCGTGGGAGTGAGCCCGGGACAATGGGCCGACGCCGACATGCTGGCGGCGGAGGCGGGCAGGCTGCGCGAGTTCTACCGCGGCGAGGGCTACGCGGGGGCCGTGATCGAGGCCCGCCTGGTTCCGCCCGACTCCCGGATGCCCAACGTCATCTTCGAGATCCGCGAGGGCGACAAGGTCCGGATCGAAGCCATCACCTTCACCGGCAACCGCGCGTTCGAGGCCAAGCAGATCCGCAAGGCCCTGCAGACCCACCCGCACGGCTTCCTGCGCAGCGGCACCTACAAGCCGGAGGAGCTGGAAGCAGACGTGGAGAACGTGGCCACGTTCTACAAGGACCGCGGGTACCGGCAGGTGCACGTGGGCTCCCCGGAACTCGCCTACGACACCACCGGCACCCGGCTCACGGTGAACTTCCCGGTGATCGAGGGCCCACTGGAGCGGTTCGGCGTGACGCGATGGACCGGCTCCACGGTGTTTCCCGACTCCATGCTGCCGCACTTCCTGGACTACCGCCCCGGGGACGTGTACAGCCAGGCGAAGGTGCGCAAGACCATGGAGGCGATCTACGGCGCCTACCTGGACCGCGGCTACATATTCGCCGACCTGGACCCGCAGATGGGCACCCGCGACTCGCTGGTGGACCTCCAGTATGCCGTCACCGAGGGCCGCCAGGCCCACCTGCGCGAGCTCAAGGTCACCGGCAACCAGCGCACCAAGGAGAAGGTGGTGCGCCGCCAGATCCTGATGCGCCAGGGGGACGTGTTCCGCCGCACCGCGCTGCAGCGGAGCCAGCGCGACGTGTTCTCGCTGGGGCTGTTCTCCAACGTGCTGGTGGACTACCAGCCCGCGCCGGAGCCCAATCCCAACGGCGACGTGGACCTGACCATCAAGGTGGAGGAGAAGGAGACCGGCACCGCCAGCGCGGGCGCGGGCTACTCCAGCCAGACCGGGATGACCGGCTTCGCGGACCTGGGACACAAGAACATCTTCGGCGGCGGGCAGTCCGTGAATCTCCACCTGGAGCGCGGCAGCAACGTGAGCGACTACCAGCTCAGCTACACCGAGCCCTTCTTCAAGGACACCCCCACCACGGTGGGCTTCGACGTGTTCAACACCTTCCGCAACCGGGCGTCGGCCTCGGTGTCCTCCATCGCCACCTACTACGACACCAAGCGCCGCGGCGCGGCGATCACCCTGGGCCGGCCGGTGGGCTTCATCGACTACAGCCGCTTCTCGTTCACCTACCGGCTGGAGGACGTGACGCTCACCAACTTCATCGACAGCCTGATCTGCAAGGACGGCTCGGCCACCTGCCCGGACTCGCTGAAGACGCTGAACGGCTCGTACACGCCGGACATCACCTACCTCAAGGGCCAGAAGTACCCGCAGCTGACCAGCTCCATCACGGTGTACTTCACGCGCAACAGCACCAACAACCCGTTCTACGCCACGGCCGGCTCCGCGCTGACCTACCGTCTGGGAATCACCGGCGGGCTGCTGGGCGGCGTGGTGAGCTTCAACAAGCAGGTCCTGGACTGGAAGCACTACGTGCACCTGGGCGGGCCGTTCACGCTGATGCACCGCCACCGCCTGGGGGTGCTGGCGGGCAACAGCACGAATGCGAAGCTCGACCCGGTGCCGCTCTACGAGCTGTTCCGCCTGGGCGGGACCACCGAGGACTACCTGCGCGGCTACCCCGACTATGACATCGTGCCCGAAGGCAACCGCCAGACGCTGGGCGGAAAGTGGGCGCTGGTGAACTCGCTGGAGCTGCAGTTCCCCGTGACCAACCCGGTGCACGGCGTGCTCTTCCTGGACGCCGGCAACACCTGGAACAGCTGGGCGGACATCAAGGCGCAGCCGCTCAAGTACCGCACTTCGATCGGACTGGGGATTCGCATGGAGATCCCGATGCTG
- a CDS encoding ATP-dependent Clp protease ATP-binding subunit gives MQDKFTERVRKVMYLAREEAARLQHDYIGTEHLLLGVVREGEGIAATVLNNLGLDLDQIRQAVENMVSSSGGTLTIGEIPFTPRAKRVLELAVDEARQLGHNYVGTEHLLLGLIREGEGVAARVLMELGVDRKKVREETLKLLGGAPSAGAQEKEEKVETPALNQFGRDLTQLAREGKLDPVIGRDSEIERVIQVLCRRKKNNPVLIGEPGVGKTAIAEGLGQRIVEGKVPELLKDRRIVTLDLAAVVAGTKYRGQFEERLKAVMNEIRESRDTIIFIDELHTIVGAGGAEGAIDASNMLKPALARGELQCIGATTLDEYRKYIEKDGALERRFQPIMVDPPSLEQAILIIRGLRDKYEAHHGVKITDGAVEAAVRLSDRYMSDRFLPDKAIDVIDEAGSRARLSTAHAPAEIREHEKKIDEVVKEKEASIGAQEYEKAAKFRDRERELRSQLKEMKRNWSETKAGTDAMVDEEMIARIISTMTGIPIIKLEQKESEKLLRMEEVMGQRIVGQLEAVTAISKAVRRNRGGLRDPRRPIGSFIFLGPTGVGKTELARVLAEFLFDDPDALIRIDMSEFMEKFNVSRLVGAPPGYVGYEEGGQLTEKVRRKPYSVVLLDEIEKAHPDVFNLLLQVLDDGQLTDSMRRKVNFKNTVLIMTSNLGSRMLRGRSSLGFQKQGAETTHENQKKAVLDEVKRVFNPEFLNRIDDIIVFHSLGMPEMEKIIEILVNQLRARLAQQKIDLEVSPEAVHLLIDRGFDPQLGARPLRRAIQRLLEDPLAERVLGGAVKEGSRVRAVVQGEEIVFESETVETSA, from the coding sequence ATGCAAGACAAATTCACGGAACGCGTCCGCAAGGTGATGTACCTGGCCCGCGAGGAAGCCGCCCGGCTGCAGCACGACTACATCGGCACGGAGCACCTGCTGCTGGGAGTGGTCCGCGAGGGAGAGGGCATCGCCGCCACGGTGCTCAACAACCTGGGGCTCGACCTGGACCAGATCCGCCAGGCGGTCGAGAACATGGTCTCCAGCAGCGGGGGGACGCTGACCATCGGCGAGATCCCGTTCACGCCGCGCGCCAAGCGCGTGCTGGAGCTGGCGGTGGACGAGGCGCGCCAGCTGGGACACAACTACGTGGGCACCGAGCACCTGCTCCTGGGGCTGATCCGGGAGGGCGAGGGGGTGGCCGCGCGCGTGCTCATGGAACTCGGGGTGGACCGCAAGAAGGTCCGCGAGGAGACGCTCAAGCTGCTCGGCGGCGCGCCGTCGGCGGGCGCGCAGGAGAAGGAAGAAAAGGTGGAGACCCCGGCGCTGAACCAGTTCGGGCGGGACCTCACGCAGCTGGCCCGCGAGGGCAAGCTGGACCCGGTGATCGGGCGCGACTCGGAGATCGAGCGCGTCATCCAGGTGCTGTGCCGCCGCAAGAAGAACAACCCGGTGCTGATCGGCGAGCCGGGCGTGGGCAAGACGGCCATCGCGGAGGGCCTGGGGCAGCGCATCGTGGAGGGCAAGGTGCCCGAGCTGCTCAAGGACCGGCGCATCGTCACGCTGGATCTCGCGGCGGTGGTGGCCGGCACGAAGTACCGCGGCCAGTTCGAGGAGCGGCTCAAGGCCGTGATGAACGAGATCCGCGAGTCGCGCGACACCATCATCTTCATCGACGAGCTGCACACCATCGTGGGCGCGGGCGGCGCGGAGGGGGCCATCGACGCCTCCAACATGCTCAAGCCGGCGCTGGCGCGCGGCGAGCTGCAGTGCATCGGCGCCACCACGCTGGACGAGTACCGCAAGTACATCGAGAAGGACGGCGCGCTGGAGCGCCGCTTCCAGCCCATCATGGTGGACCCGCCCAGCCTGGAGCAGGCGATCCTCATCATCCGTGGCCTGCGCGACAAGTACGAGGCCCACCACGGCGTGAAGATCACCGACGGCGCGGTGGAGGCGGCGGTGCGGCTGAGCGACCGGTACATGAGCGACCGCTTCCTGCCGGACAAGGCCATCGACGTGATCGACGAGGCCGGCTCGCGCGCGCGCCTGTCCACGGCCCACGCGCCCGCCGAGATCCGCGAGCACGAGAAGAAGATCGACGAGGTGGTCAAGGAGAAGGAGGCCTCCATCGGGGCGCAGGAGTACGAGAAGGCCGCCAAGTTCCGCGACCGGGAGCGCGAGCTGCGCAGCCAGCTCAAGGAGATGAAGCGCAACTGGAGCGAGACCAAGGCCGGAACCGACGCGATGGTGGACGAGGAGATGATCGCGCGGATCATCTCCACCATGACCGGCATCCCGATCATCAAGCTGGAGCAGAAGGAGTCCGAGAAGCTCCTGCGGATGGAGGAGGTCATGGGCCAGCGGATCGTCGGCCAGCTCGAGGCGGTGACCGCCATCTCCAAGGCCGTGCGGCGCAACCGCGGCGGCCTGCGCGACCCGCGGCGCCCCATCGGCTCGTTCATCTTCCTGGGCCCGACCGGGGTGGGCAAGACCGAGCTGGCGCGGGTGCTCGCCGAGTTCCTGTTCGACGACCCGGACGCGCTGATCCGCATCGACATGTCGGAGTTCATGGAGAAGTTCAACGTCTCCCGCCTGGTGGGCGCGCCGCCGGGCTACGTGGGCTACGAGGAGGGCGGCCAGCTCACCGAGAAGGTGCGCCGCAAGCCGTACTCGGTGGTGCTCCTGGACGAGATCGAGAAGGCCCACCCGGACGTCTTCAACCTGCTCCTTCAGGTATTGGACGACGGGCAGCTGACCGACAGCATGCGCCGCAAGGTGAACTTCAAGAACACGGTGCTGATCATGACCAGCAACCTGGGCTCGCGCATGCTGCGCGGGCGCAGCTCCCTGGGCTTCCAGAAGCAGGGGGCGGAGACCACGCACGAGAACCAGAAGAAGGCGGTGCTGGACGAGGTGAAGCGGGTCTTCAACCCCGAGTTCCTCAACCGCATCGACGACATCATCGTGTTCCACTCGCTGGGCATGCCGGAGATGGAGAAGATCATCGAGATCCTGGTGAACCAGCTGCGCGCGCGGCTGGCGCAGCAGAAGATCGACCTGGAGGTGTCGCCCGAGGCGGTGCACCTGCTGATCGATCGCGGGTTCGACCCGCAGCTGGGCGCGCGCCCGCTGCGCCGGGCCATCCAGAGGCTGCTCGAGGATCCCCTCGCCGAGCGCGTCCTGGGAGGGGCGGTCAAGGAGGGATCGCGCGTGCGCGCCGTGGTCCAGGGCGAGGAGATCGTGTTTGAGTCCGAAACCGTCGAAACCAGTGCCTGA